One genomic segment of Dysosmobacter sp. Marseille-Q4140 includes these proteins:
- a CDS encoding DUF2089 family protein — MATMPVWMAELEDEDVTFIKKFLLSSGSLKEVAALYGVSYPTVRLRLDRLIQKIQLTESAEADPYVSLVKRLAVDDKLDFDTAKLLITEYRRTKEEH, encoded by the coding sequence ATGGCAACTATGCCGGTGTGGATGGCGGAGCTGGAGGACGAGGATGTGACCTTCATCAAGAAGTTTCTCCTCTCCTCCGGATCGCTGAAGGAGGTGGCGGCGCTGTACGGCGTCAGCTACCCCACGGTACGGCTGCGGCTGGACCGGCTGATCCAGAAGATCCAGCTGACGGAGAGCGCTGAGGCGGATCCCTATGTGTCGCTGGTGAAGCGGCTGGCGGTGGACGACAAGCTGGATTTCGACACCGCCAAGCTCCTGATCACCGAATACCGCAGGACAAAGGAGGAACATTGA
- a CDS encoding TRIC cation channel family protein — MELFFLILELAGTLAFAASGAITGLKRGMDLFGVCTLGLTTAVGGGVIRDVILGNTPPATFQDPIYALVALGASLVLFLPGIRRVLMWDQRLYDLSMLILDSAGLGIFTVVGIRIAYGSTGSPTLFLLVFVGVVTGVGGGVLRDVLAGQTPYIFVKHVYASASLAGALVCVGLWRVWGEVPATLGGTAAVLLIRLLSAHFRWNLPRTRPQEDP; from the coding sequence ATGGAACTGTTTTTCCTGATCCTGGAGCTGGCGGGGACGCTGGCCTTCGCCGCCTCCGGTGCCATTACGGGGCTGAAACGGGGCATGGACCTCTTCGGCGTGTGCACCCTGGGCCTGACCACCGCCGTGGGCGGCGGCGTCATCCGGGACGTGATCCTGGGCAACACCCCGCCCGCCACCTTTCAGGATCCCATCTATGCCCTGGTGGCCCTGGGCGCCTCGCTGGTTCTGTTTCTGCCGGGCATCCGGCGGGTGCTGATGTGGGACCAGCGGCTGTACGACCTGTCCATGCTGATCCTGGACTCCGCGGGCCTTGGCATCTTCACCGTGGTGGGCATCCGCATCGCCTACGGCAGTACCGGCAGCCCCACGCTGTTTTTGCTGGTGTTCGTGGGCGTGGTCACCGGCGTGGGCGGCGGCGTGCTGCGGGACGTGCTGGCCGGACAGACGCCCTACATCTTCGTCAAGCATGTGTACGCCTCCGCCTCCCTGGCGGGGGCCCTGGTGTGCGTGGGGCTGTGGCGGGTGTGGGGCGAGGTCCCCGCCACCCTGGGCGGCACCGCGGCGGTGCTGCTGATCCGCCTGCTCTCCGCCCACTTCCGCTGGAACCTTCCCCGGACCCGCCCCCAGGAGGACCCGTGA
- a CDS encoding LysR family transcriptional regulator yields MAVKLELYRVFKEVAETGNISVAARNLYISQSAVSQSVKQLETALQARLFARSPRGVTLTGEGQLLYQYVRSALGLIATGEDKLSQAQQLLLGSLVIGASDTVTGQFLTPYLEAFHRLHPGIRLKIVSGRSAKVLALLRSGAVDIAFASSPADPGLVTWPCFATHTAFVAGREYECDFDHVHTRQEIASFPLILLERKASSRVFLEQEFLKAGVTLTPEIELSSRQLLVTLARIGLGVAGVTLEFVKKDLEAGDIRLLQVDFDIPARSVDMCTLQDVSPTAAAAAFMEMVRGGEV; encoded by the coding sequence ATGGCGGTGAAGCTGGAACTGTACCGGGTGTTCAAAGAGGTGGCCGAAACCGGCAACATCTCCGTGGCGGCCCGGAACCTGTATATCTCCCAGTCGGCGGTGAGCCAGTCCGTCAAGCAGCTGGAGACGGCCCTCCAGGCCCGGCTGTTCGCCCGCAGTCCCCGGGGCGTGACGCTGACCGGGGAGGGGCAGCTGCTCTATCAGTATGTCCGCAGCGCCCTGGGGCTTATCGCCACCGGCGAGGACAAGCTCTCCCAGGCCCAGCAGCTGCTGCTGGGCTCGCTGGTCATCGGCGCCAGCGACACCGTCACCGGCCAGTTTCTCACGCCGTATCTGGAGGCCTTCCACCGGCTCCACCCCGGCATCCGGCTGAAGATCGTCAGCGGCCGCAGCGCCAAGGTGCTGGCCCTGCTGCGGTCCGGGGCGGTGGACATCGCCTTCGCCTCCTCCCCGGCGGACCCAGGGCTTGTCACATGGCCGTGCTTTGCCACCCACACCGCCTTTGTGGCGGGCCGGGAGTATGAGTGCGACTTCGACCACGTCCACACCCGCCAGGAGATCGCATCGTTCCCCCTGATCCTTCTGGAGCGCAAGGCCAGCAGCCGGGTGTTTCTGGAGCAGGAATTTTTAAAGGCCGGCGTGACGCTGACGCCGGAGATCGAGCTGAGCTCCCGGCAGCTGCTGGTGACCCTGGCCCGGATCGGCCTGGGTGTGGCGGGCGTGACCCTGGAATTCGTGAAAAAGGACCTGGAGGCCGGGGACATCCGGCTTTTGCAGGTAGACTTCGACATTCCCGCCCGCAGCGTGGACATGTGCACCCTGCAGGACGTCTCCCCCACCGCCGCGGCCGCCGCCTTCATGGAGATGGTCCGGGGCGGAGAAGTGTGA
- a CDS encoding YmdB family metallophosphoesterase yields MEIHILAVGDVVGEPGLRHLERHLRPLQKLKDIAFTVVNGENASGVGLTPDQACRIYDAGADAVTLGNHTFGKMQIRDFLEDTPWLLRPANYTGRAPGRGCGIFERNGFSVRVVNLIGRCDLHWGGENPFTTADALLKRGTAEVTLVDFHAEATSEKLAMGYYLDGRVSALWGTHTHVPTADERVYPKGTGYITDLGMTGPVESVLGVEPWQSVEHFLGGLPGRYRSPEGPCKLQGAVFTVDTATGLCTAVERVDVR; encoded by the coding sequence ATGGAGATCCACATTCTGGCGGTAGGCGACGTGGTGGGGGAGCCGGGCCTGCGGCACCTGGAGCGGCACCTGCGGCCCTTGCAGAAACTCAAGGACATCGCCTTCACCGTGGTCAACGGGGAGAACGCCTCCGGCGTGGGGCTGACGCCGGACCAGGCCTGCCGGATCTACGACGCCGGCGCCGACGCGGTGACCCTGGGCAACCACACCTTTGGGAAGATGCAGATTCGGGACTTCCTGGAGGACACGCCCTGGCTGCTGCGGCCCGCCAACTACACCGGCCGGGCCCCGGGCCGGGGCTGCGGGATCTTTGAGCGGAACGGCTTTTCCGTCCGGGTCGTCAACCTCATCGGCCGCTGCGACCTCCACTGGGGGGGAGAGAACCCCTTCACCACCGCCGATGCCCTGCTCAAGCGGGGAACGGCGGAGGTGACGCTGGTGGACTTCCACGCTGAGGCCACCAGCGAGAAGCTGGCCATGGGCTACTACCTGGACGGCCGGGTGTCCGCCCTGTGGGGCACCCACACCCACGTGCCCACCGCCGACGAGCGGGTGTACCCCAAGGGCACCGGCTACATCACGGACCTGGGCATGACCGGGCCGGTGGAGTCGGTGCTGGGGGTGGAGCCCTGGCAGTCGGTGGAGCATTTCTTGGGGGGCCTGCCGGGCCGCTACCGCAGCCCCGAGGGGCCCTGCAAGCTGCAGGGCGCCGTATTCACCGTGGATACCGCTACGGGCCTTTGCACCGCCGTGGAGCGGGTGGACGTCCGGTAA
- a CDS encoding YbaK/EbsC family protein, with product MSIQKVRAYFETLGIADRIREFTVSSATVELAAVAVGVEGARIAKSLSFKVDDHPIIIVVAGDAKVDNSRYKAQFHTKAKMLTFEEAHTLIGHDVGGVCPFALPEDVQVYLDVSLKRFETVFPAAGSDNSAVEMTCEELERYASNFVAWVDVCKAWRPEEQN from the coding sequence ATGTCAATCCAGAAAGTGAGAGCGTATTTTGAGACCCTGGGCATCGCGGACCGTATCCGGGAGTTTACCGTGTCCTCCGCCACGGTGGAGCTGGCGGCGGTGGCCGTGGGCGTGGAGGGCGCCCGCATTGCCAAGAGCCTGAGCTTCAAGGTGGACGACCACCCCATCATCATCGTGGTGGCCGGGGACGCCAAGGTGGACAACAGCCGCTACAAGGCCCAGTTCCACACCAAGGCCAAGATGCTGACCTTTGAGGAGGCCCACACCCTCATCGGCCACGACGTGGGCGGCGTGTGCCCCTTCGCCCTGCCGGAGGACGTGCAGGTGTACCTGGACGTGTCCTTAAAGCGCTTTGAGACCGTGTTCCCCGCCGCCGGCAGCGACAACAGTGCCGTGGAGATGACCTGCGAGGAGCTGGAGCGGTACGCCTCCAACTTCGTGGCCTGGGTGGACGTGTGCAAGGCCTGGCGTCCGGAGGAGCAGAACTGA
- a CDS encoding DNA repair exonuclease → MLTFIHAADFHLDSAFGALDQRRSAARRRESRETALRLSNYVNSQGVDLVLLAGDLFDSAAAFRETGEQLSAALGQMEAQVFIAPGNHDWYGPGSPWRTVDWPENVHIFSENALTAVELPEWNLVVHGAAFTGPEQAESALRGFTAPDDGKVHIGLLHGEVEAPEDRYGPLRKADIAASGLAYLALGHVHRRTEPVRIGGTVCAWPGCIEGRGFDELGEKGFYRGTLDESGRVALTFVPFARRRYEILEVDVTGKDPRAAVEAALGADTARDLYRIVLTGETGEGGAGAAALEEALADRFYALEVRDRTRMAEDLWARAEEDSLRGLFLRQLRLRRDGAKTEEERRAAEQAARFGLAALDHREIG, encoded by the coding sequence ATGCTGACATTCATCCATGCCGCCGACTTCCACCTGGACAGCGCCTTCGGCGCCCTGGACCAGCGGCGCTCCGCCGCCCGCCGGCGGGAGAGCCGAGAGACGGCGCTGCGCCTTTCCAACTATGTGAACAGCCAGGGTGTGGACCTGGTGCTGCTGGCCGGGGACCTGTTCGACAGCGCCGCGGCCTTCCGGGAGACCGGGGAGCAGCTCTCGGCGGCCCTGGGGCAGATGGAGGCGCAGGTGTTCATCGCTCCCGGCAACCACGACTGGTACGGCCCCGGCAGTCCCTGGCGCACCGTGGACTGGCCGGAGAACGTGCATATCTTCTCGGAAAACGCCCTGACCGCCGTGGAGCTGCCGGAGTGGAACCTGGTGGTCCACGGGGCGGCCTTCACGGGTCCCGAGCAGGCGGAGAGCGCGCTCCGGGGCTTTACCGCCCCCGACGACGGCAAAGTCCACATCGGACTGCTCCACGGGGAGGTCGAGGCGCCGGAGGACCGGTACGGCCCCCTGCGCAAGGCGGACATCGCCGCCAGCGGCCTTGCCTACCTGGCCCTGGGCCACGTCCACCGGCGGACCGAGCCGGTGCGCATCGGCGGCACGGTCTGCGCCTGGCCCGGCTGCATCGAGGGCCGGGGCTTCGACGAGCTGGGGGAGAAGGGGTTCTACCGGGGCACCCTGGACGAGAGCGGCCGGGTGGCGCTGACCTTCGTGCCCTTTGCCCGGCGGCGGTATGAGATCCTGGAGGTGGACGTCACCGGAAAGGACCCCCGCGCCGCGGTGGAGGCGGCGCTGGGCGCGGACACCGCCCGGGACCTGTACCGCATCGTCCTCACCGGCGAGACCGGGGAGGGCGGCGCCGGAGCGGCGGCGCTGGAGGAGGCCCTGGCAGACCGGTTCTACGCCCTGGAGGTCCGGGACCGGACCCGCATGGCCGAGGACCTGTGGGCCCGGGCGGAGGAGGACTCCCTGCGGGGGTTGTTCCTGCGGCAGCTGCGGCTGAGACGGGACGGAGCAAAGACGGAGGAGGAGCGCCGGGCGGCGGAGCAGGCGGCCCGGTTCGGCCTGGCGGCCCTGGACCACAGGGAGATCGGATAA
- a CDS encoding asparaginase has protein sequence MKRILLIGTGGTIASEVTDSGLMPELTTEQLLAHLPAVSDICDVECLQLLNLDSTNITPAHWLEMARCVRDHYDDYDGFVLTHGTDTMAYTAAGLSYLIQGSPKPIVLTGAQKPIGFDSTDSKVNLTDALRCAAEDLPGVAIVFDGKVIPGTRAKKTRSKSFQAFSSINFPYLGVLRDGVLLRYIRPECAGAPVFYDRLDTAVALLKLLPGMDRAAADFLLERNHALIIESFGVGGLPEHGGFYECVRDWMDRGRIIVGTTQVENEGSDLGVYHVGHALKRRLGVLEAYDMTCEAVAAKLMWILGRTRDRTEVERLFYTPVARDILWPAE, from the coding sequence ATGAAACGGATCTTGCTGATCGGCACCGGCGGCACCATCGCCTCCGAGGTCACGGACAGCGGCCTGATGCCGGAGCTGACCACGGAGCAGCTTCTGGCCCACCTGCCGGCGGTGTCGGACATCTGCGATGTGGAGTGCTTGCAGCTGCTGAACCTGGACAGCACCAACATCACCCCGGCCCACTGGCTGGAGATGGCCCGGTGTGTCCGGGACCACTACGACGATTACGACGGCTTCGTCCTGACCCACGGCACCGACACCATGGCCTATACGGCGGCGGGCCTGAGCTACCTCATCCAGGGCAGCCCCAAGCCCATCGTCCTCACCGGCGCCCAGAAGCCCATCGGCTTTGACTCCACCGACTCCAAGGTGAACCTGACCGACGCCTTGCGCTGCGCGGCGGAGGACCTGCCGGGCGTCGCCATCGTCTTTGACGGCAAGGTCATCCCCGGCACCCGGGCCAAAAAGACCCGGTCCAAGAGCTTCCAGGCCTTCTCCAGCATCAACTTCCCCTATCTGGGGGTCCTGCGGGACGGGGTGCTGTTGCGCTATATCCGCCCGGAATGCGCCGGGGCACCGGTGTTTTACGACCGGCTGGATACCGCCGTGGCCCTTTTGAAGCTGCTGCCGGGCATGGACCGCGCGGCGGCGGACTTTTTGCTGGAGCGGAACCACGCCCTCATCATCGAGAGCTTCGGCGTGGGGGGCCTTCCTGAGCACGGCGGGTTCTACGAGTGCGTCCGGGACTGGATGGACCGGGGGCGGATCATCGTGGGGACCACCCAGGTGGAAAACGAGGGCAGCGACCTGGGGGTGTACCACGTGGGCCACGCCCTCAAGCGGCGGCTGGGAGTGCTGGAGGCCTACGACATGACCTGCGAGGCCGTGGCGGCCAAGCTCATGTGGATCCTGGGCCGGACCCGGGACCGGACGGAGGTGGAGCGGCTGTTCTACACCCCGGTGGCGAGAGACATCCTCTGGCCGGCGGAGTGA
- the thrS gene encoding threonine--tRNA ligase, with amino-acid sequence MSEENIYTFENPEYRKTYWHTCSHVLAQAVKRLWPEVKLAIGPSIDEGFYYDLDSPFAFTPEHMAQIEAEMRKICKEKLKLERFELPREEAVKFMEEKGEPYKVELINDLPADAHISFYKQGEFTDLCAGPHLDSTGRIKGNAIKLTACNAAYWRGDSNRQTLQRIYGIAFPKKDELDAYLQRIEEAKKRDHRKLGKELGLFMLRDEGPGFPFFLPKGMVLKNTLIDYWRQVHKKYGYVEISTPIILNRKLWERSGHWDHYKQNMYTTVIDDEDYAIKPMNCPGGMLVYASEPHSYRDLPLRVGELGLVHRHELSGALHGLFRVRCFTQDDAHVFMTREQMKDVIQETVRLFDEVYSTFGLSYSIELSTMPEDHIGTVEEWERNQDILKNAITEMGKTFVINEGDGAFYGPKLDFHLADSLGRTWQCGTIQLDSQLPERFELEYTGEDGQKHRPVMIHRVVLGSIERFIGVITEHFAGAFPAWLAPVQVKVLPVTDRAEAYAKEVAAQLDAAGFRVEVDGRNEKIGKKIREATLEKIPYMLVVGDRDMEDKTVSVRLRSGEDQGAMSLDAFKAQLQEVVDNKTIL; translated from the coding sequence ATGAGCGAGGAAAACATCTACACCTTTGAAAACCCCGAATACCGGAAAACCTACTGGCACACCTGCTCCCACGTGCTGGCCCAGGCCGTCAAGCGGCTGTGGCCGGAGGTGAAGCTGGCCATCGGCCCCTCCATCGACGAGGGCTTCTACTACGACCTGGACTCCCCCTTCGCCTTCACGCCGGAGCACATGGCCCAGATCGAGGCCGAGATGCGCAAGATCTGCAAGGAGAAGCTGAAGCTGGAGCGGTTCGAGCTGCCCCGGGAGGAGGCCGTCAAGTTCATGGAGGAGAAGGGCGAGCCCTACAAGGTGGAGCTCATCAACGACCTGCCGGCCGACGCCCACATCTCCTTCTACAAGCAGGGCGAGTTCACCGATCTGTGCGCCGGTCCCCACCTGGACTCCACCGGCCGCATCAAGGGCAACGCCATCAAGCTCACCGCCTGCAACGCCGCCTATTGGCGGGGCGACTCCAACCGTCAGACCCTGCAGCGGATCTACGGCATCGCCTTCCCCAAGAAGGATGAGCTGGACGCCTACCTCCAGCGCATCGAGGAGGCCAAGAAGCGGGACCACCGGAAGCTGGGCAAGGAGCTGGGATTGTTTATGCTGCGGGACGAGGGCCCCGGCTTCCCCTTCTTCCTGCCCAAGGGCATGGTGCTCAAGAACACCCTGATCGACTACTGGCGCCAGGTCCACAAGAAGTACGGCTATGTGGAGATCTCCACCCCCATCATCCTCAACCGCAAGCTGTGGGAGCGCTCCGGCCACTGGGACCACTATAAGCAGAACATGTACACCACCGTCATCGACGACGAGGACTATGCCATCAAGCCCATGAACTGCCCCGGCGGCATGCTGGTCTACGCCAGCGAGCCCCACTCCTACCGGGACCTGCCCCTGCGGGTGGGCGAGCTGGGCCTGGTGCACCGCCATGAGCTCTCCGGCGCCCTCCACGGACTGTTCCGCGTCCGCTGCTTCACCCAGGACGACGCCCATGTTTTCATGACCCGGGAGCAGATGAAGGACGTGATCCAGGAGACCGTGCGCCTGTTCGACGAGGTGTACTCCACCTTCGGCCTGAGCTACAGCATCGAGCTCTCCACCATGCCTGAGGACCACATCGGCACCGTGGAGGAGTGGGAGCGCAACCAGGATATCCTGAAAAACGCCATCACCGAGATGGGCAAGACCTTCGTCATCAACGAGGGCGACGGCGCCTTCTACGGCCCCAAGCTGGACTTCCATCTGGCCGACTCCCTGGGCCGGACCTGGCAGTGCGGCACCATCCAGCTGGACAGCCAGCTGCCGGAGCGCTTCGAGCTGGAGTACACCGGCGAGGACGGCCAGAAGCACCGCCCCGTCATGATCCACCGTGTGGTGCTGGGCTCCATCGAGCGGTTCATCGGCGTCATCACCGAGCACTTCGCCGGCGCTTTCCCCGCCTGGCTGGCACCTGTCCAGGTGAAGGTCCTGCCCGTCACCGACCGGGCGGAGGCGTACGCCAAGGAAGTGGCCGCCCAGTTGGATGCCGCCGGCTTCCGGGTGGAAGTGGACGGCCGCAATGAGAAGATCGGCAAGAAGATCCGGGAGGCCACCCTGGAGAAGATCCCCTATATGCTGGTGGTAGGCGACCGGGACATGGAGGACAAGACCGTCTCCGTGCGTTTGCGCTCCGGCGAGGACCAGGGCGCCATGAGCCTGGACGCCTTCAAGGCCCAGCTTCAAGAGGTCGTGGACAACAAGACCATCCTGTGA